From Streptomyces cyaneogriseus subsp. noncyanogenus, the proteins below share one genomic window:
- a CDS encoding hemolysin family protein, translated as MTEVLLLLVAILLSLACGAFVAAEFSLTTVERGELERAAARGERGAAGALKAVRNLTFQLSGAQLGITVTNLVVGMLAEPSIAALLAGPLQDAGVSRTAARSLALVLGTALSTVFLMVVGELVPKNWAISSPLAVARRVGNPQRWFSAAFRPFITHLNNMANRVVRRLGVQPTEELAAARGPQELAALARHSAKEGALEADTAELFVRTLNLADLTAENVMTPRVQVVALEARATCEDVANATRATGLSRFPVYRDTLDAVVGTAHIKDVLAVPAQRRPRVPVSELMREPLLVPATLTVDRLLDRLSGRRTMAVVIDEYGGTAGVATLEDIVEEVVGEVRDEHDPHETPELDPAGTDELGRLLYRADGAARVDRLAGVGFRVPEGPYETLAGLVAHALGRIPAAGDTVLVAGWRLDVVDATGRRAARVLLHAPPPDEMAPGGLQEVRAAGRLRRPRHPEDRGTRGGHGRHGRRGTEEAGR; from the coding sequence ATGACCGAGGTGCTCCTGCTGCTGGTGGCGATCCTGCTGTCGCTCGCGTGCGGTGCCTTCGTCGCGGCGGAGTTCTCGCTGACGACCGTCGAACGCGGGGAGCTGGAGCGCGCCGCGGCGCGCGGCGAACGGGGTGCCGCGGGCGCCCTGAAGGCCGTACGGAATCTGACCTTCCAGCTCTCCGGGGCGCAGCTCGGCATCACGGTCACCAATCTGGTGGTCGGCATGCTCGCCGAGCCCTCGATCGCCGCGCTGCTCGCGGGCCCGCTCCAGGACGCCGGCGTCTCCCGCACCGCGGCCCGTTCCCTGGCGCTGGTGCTGGGCACGGCCCTGTCGACGGTGTTCCTGATGGTGGTCGGCGAGCTGGTGCCCAAGAACTGGGCGATCTCCTCGCCGCTGGCGGTGGCCCGGCGGGTGGGCAATCCACAGCGCTGGTTCAGCGCCGCCTTCCGGCCCTTCATCACCCATCTGAACAACATGGCCAACCGGGTGGTGCGGCGGCTGGGCGTGCAGCCCACGGAGGAGCTGGCCGCCGCGCGGGGCCCGCAGGAGCTGGCGGCCCTGGCCCGGCACTCCGCCAAGGAGGGCGCCCTGGAGGCCGACACCGCGGAGCTGTTCGTGCGCACGCTGAACCTCGCCGATCTGACCGCCGAGAACGTGATGACCCCGCGCGTGCAGGTGGTCGCCCTGGAGGCCCGGGCGACCTGCGAGGACGTGGCGAACGCGACCCGGGCGACCGGCCTGTCCCGGTTCCCCGTCTACCGCGACACCCTCGACGCGGTGGTGGGGACCGCGCACATCAAGGACGTACTGGCGGTGCCCGCCCAGCGGCGGCCCCGGGTGCCGGTCTCCGAGCTGATGCGCGAGCCCCTGCTCGTCCCGGCGACCCTCACCGTCGACCGGCTGCTCGACCGGCTCTCCGGGCGGCGCACCATGGCCGTGGTGATCGACGAGTACGGCGGGACGGCGGGGGTGGCCACGCTGGAGGACATCGTGGAGGAGGTCGTCGGCGAGGTCCGCGACGAGCACGACCCGCACGAGACGCCCGAGCTGGATCCGGCCGGCACGGACGAGCTCGGGCGTCTGCTGTACCGGGCCGACGGCGCGGCCCGGGTGGACCGGCTCGCGGGGGTCGGCTTCCGGGTGCCGGAGGGGCCGTACGAGACGCTGGCCGGGCTGGTCGCGCACGCGCTGGGGCGCATCCCGGCGGCCGGTGACACGGTCCTTGTCGCCGGCTGGCGGCTGGACGTGGTGGACGCCACCGGCCGCCGGGCCGCCCGCGTCCTGCTGCACGCGCCGCCGCCGGACGAGATGGCGCCGGGCGGCCTCCAGGAGGTGCGCGCCGCGGGCCGGCTCCGCCGTCCCCGGCACCCCGAGGACCGCGGAACCCGCGGGGGCCACGGGCGTCACGGGCGCCGCGGGACCGAGGAGGCCGGGCGATGA
- a CDS encoding hemolysin family protein produces MTAVQLLIGLATLVVNAFFVGAEFALISVRRSQVEPYAELGDRRARSVLWGLEHVSALMAAAQLGITLCTLVLGVVAEPAIAHLLEPAFHALGVPSGAGHAVSFVIALALATYLHMLLGEMVPKNIALAEPVRSALLLGPPLVALSRALRPVIFTVNAFANALLKLLRVQTRDEVSATFTDTELAEIVKDASEAGLIDDRAQERLHDALELGRRPVRDVVLPLERVVHARVGVTPEQLEQLSAESGFSRFPVVDEGRRIVGYLHVKDALDATPRDLPFRRRDMRPIARVRESTPLDDVLTAMRRSRTHLAAVLGADGRLAGLVTMEDVLRELFGQRT; encoded by the coding sequence ATGACCGCCGTACAGCTTCTGATCGGTCTGGCGACGCTGGTCGTCAACGCCTTCTTCGTGGGGGCCGAGTTCGCGCTGATCTCCGTGCGCCGCAGCCAGGTCGAGCCGTACGCGGAGCTGGGCGACCGCCGGGCGCGCAGCGTGCTGTGGGGTCTGGAGCACGTGTCCGCGCTGATGGCGGCGGCGCAGCTCGGCATCACGCTGTGCACCCTGGTCCTCGGTGTGGTCGCCGAGCCCGCCATCGCGCATCTGCTGGAGCCGGCGTTCCACGCGCTGGGCGTGCCGAGCGGCGCCGGGCACGCGGTCTCCTTCGTGATCGCCCTGGCCCTGGCCACCTATCTGCACATGCTGCTCGGCGAGATGGTGCCGAAGAACATCGCCCTCGCGGAACCGGTGCGCAGCGCGCTGCTGCTGGGCCCGCCGCTGGTGGCGCTCTCCCGGGCGCTGCGCCCGGTGATCTTCACCGTCAACGCCTTCGCCAACGCCCTGCTCAAACTGCTCCGGGTCCAGACCAGGGACGAGGTGTCGGCCACCTTCACCGACACCGAGCTGGCCGAGATCGTCAAGGACGCCAGCGAGGCCGGGCTCATCGACGACCGGGCCCAGGAACGGCTGCACGACGCGCTGGAGCTGGGCCGGCGGCCGGTGCGCGACGTGGTGCTGCCGCTGGAGCGCGTGGTGCACGCGCGGGTGGGCGTCACGCCGGAGCAGCTCGAGCAGCTCTCGGCCGAGTCCGGCTTCTCCCGCTTCCCGGTGGTGGACGAGGGACGGCGGATCGTGGGCTACCTGCATGTGAAGGACGCGCTGGACGCCACCCCGCGGGACCTGCCGTTCCGGCGCCGGGACATGCGGCCCATCGCGCGGGTGCGGGAGAGCACGCCGCTGGACGACGTGCTCACCGCCATGCGGCGCAGCCGCACCCACCTGGCGGCCGTGCTCGGCGCCGACGGGCGCCTGGCCGGGCTGGTCACCATGGAGGACGTACTGCGGGAGCTGTTCGGGCAGCGGACCTGA
- a CDS encoding SGNH/GDSL hydrolase family protein, which yields MQTNPTYTSLVAVGDSFTEGMSDLLPDGTYRGWADLLAARMAAVTPGFRYANLAVRGKLIGQIVDEQVDVAAAMGADVITLVGGLNDTLRPKCDMGRVRAALTEAVERLAPGCKQLVLMRSPGRQGPVLERFRPRMEALYACIDDLAARHDALVVDLYGAPALADPRLWDVDRLHLTAEGHRRVAEAVWQALGYEPEDPDWHTPMPATLPPGWFTRRVTDARFARRHLLPWIGRRLTGRSSGDGRPAKRPELLPYEGPLA from the coding sequence ATGCAGACGAACCCCACCTACACCAGCCTCGTCGCGGTCGGCGACTCCTTCACCGAGGGCATGTCGGACCTGCTGCCGGACGGCACCTACCGGGGCTGGGCCGATCTCCTCGCCGCGCGGATGGCGGCCGTCACCCCCGGCTTTCGGTACGCCAATCTCGCGGTGCGCGGGAAGCTGATCGGGCAGATCGTCGACGAGCAGGTGGACGTGGCGGCGGCCATGGGCGCCGATGTGATCACGCTGGTGGGCGGGCTCAACGACACCCTGCGGCCCAAGTGCGACATGGGGCGGGTGCGCGCTGCGCTGACCGAGGCCGTGGAGCGGCTGGCGCCCGGGTGCAAGCAGCTCGTGCTGATGCGCAGCCCGGGCCGCCAGGGGCCGGTGCTGGAGCGCTTCAGGCCGCGCATGGAGGCGCTGTACGCCTGCATCGACGACCTCGCCGCCCGGCACGACGCCCTCGTGGTCGACCTGTACGGGGCGCCCGCGCTGGCCGACCCGCGGCTGTGGGACGTGGACCGGCTGCACCTGACCGCCGAGGGGCACCGCCGGGTCGCGGAGGCGGTGTGGCAGGCCCTCGGTTACGAGCCGGAGGACCCCGACTGGCACACGCCGATGCCGGCGACCCTGCCGCCGGGCTGGTTCACGCGGCGGGTCACCGACGCCCGGTTCGCCCGCCGGCACCTGCTGCCGTGGATCGGCCGCCGGCTGACCGGCCGCTCCTCCGGGGACGGCCGCCCGGCGAAGCGGCCGGAGCTGCTGCCCTACGAGGGGCCGCTCGCCTGA
- the purB gene encoding adenylosuccinate lyase — MTSAPAKPRIPNVLAGRYASAELATLWSPEQKVKLERQLWLAVLRAQKDLGIEVPDEAIADYERVLDQVDLASIAEREKVTRHDVKARIEEFNDLAGHEHVHKGMTSRDLTENVEQLQIRRSLELMRDRTVAVLARLGKLAGEYGELVMAGRSHNVAAQATTLGKRFATAADELLVAYGRVEELLGRYPLRGIKGPVGTAQDMLDLLGGDAAKLAELERRIAGHLGFSDAFTSVGQVYPRSLDYEVVTTLVQLAAAPSSLAKTVRLMAGHELVTEGFKPGQVGSSAMPHKMNTRSCERVNGLMVILRGYASMTGELAGDQWNEGDVSCSVVRRVALPDAFFALDGLLETFLTVLDEFGAFPAVVARELDRYLPFLATTKVLMASVRAGVGREVAHEAIKENAVACALAMREQGAERNELLDRLAADERIPLDRAELDALMADKLSFTGAAADQVAAVVGRVEEIVKQRPEAAGYTPGAIL; from the coding sequence GTGACTTCCGCTCCCGCCAAGCCCCGCATCCCGAACGTCCTCGCCGGACGGTACGCCTCCGCCGAGCTCGCCACGCTCTGGTCGCCCGAGCAGAAGGTGAAGCTGGAGCGGCAGCTCTGGCTCGCCGTGCTGCGGGCCCAGAAGGACCTCGGCATCGAGGTGCCCGACGAGGCGATCGCCGACTACGAGCGCGTCCTCGACCAGGTCGACCTGGCCTCCATCGCCGAGCGCGAGAAGGTCACCCGGCACGACGTGAAGGCGCGGATCGAGGAGTTCAACGACCTCGCCGGGCACGAGCACGTGCACAAGGGCATGACCTCCCGCGACCTGACGGAGAACGTCGAGCAGCTCCAGATCCGGCGTTCGCTGGAGCTGATGCGCGACCGCACCGTCGCCGTCCTCGCCCGCCTGGGCAAGCTCGCCGGCGAGTACGGCGAGCTGGTCATGGCCGGCCGCTCGCACAACGTGGCCGCGCAGGCCACGACGCTGGGCAAGCGCTTCGCCACCGCCGCCGACGAGCTGCTCGTGGCCTACGGCCGCGTCGAGGAGCTGCTGGGCCGCTACCCGCTGCGCGGCATCAAGGGCCCGGTGGGCACCGCGCAGGACATGCTGGACCTGCTCGGCGGGGACGCGGCCAAGCTGGCGGAGCTGGAGCGCCGCATCGCCGGGCACCTGGGCTTCTCGGACGCCTTCACCTCGGTCGGCCAGGTCTACCCGCGCTCGCTCGACTACGAGGTCGTCACCACGCTGGTGCAACTGGCGGCGGCGCCGTCGTCGCTGGCGAAGACGGTCCGGCTGATGGCCGGGCACGAGCTGGTCACCGAGGGCTTCAAGCCCGGGCAGGTCGGCTCCTCCGCGATGCCGCACAAGATGAACACCCGCTCCTGCGAGCGCGTCAACGGCCTGATGGTGATCCTGCGCGGCTACGCCTCGATGACCGGCGAGCTGGCGGGCGACCAGTGGAACGAGGGCGACGTGTCCTGCTCGGTGGTGCGCCGGGTCGCGCTGCCGGACGCCTTCTTCGCGCTGGACGGTCTGCTGGAGACGTTCCTGACCGTGCTCGACGAGTTCGGCGCCTTCCCTGCCGTCGTCGCCCGGGAGCTGGACCGCTACCTGCCGTTCCTGGCCACGACCAAGGTGCTGATGGCCTCGGTGCGCGCGGGCGTCGGCCGCGAGGTCGCGCACGAGGCGATCAAGGAGAACGCCGTCGCCTGCGCCCTCGCCATGCGGGAGCAGGGCGCCGAGCGCAACGAGCTGCTCGACCGGCTCGCCGCCGACGAGCGCATCCCGCTCGACCGCGCCGAGCTGGACGCGCTGATGGCCGACAAGCTGTCCTTCACCGGTGCCGCGGCCGATCAGGTCGCCGCCGTCGTCGGCCGGGTCGAGGAGATCGTGAAGCAGCGCCCGGAGGCCGCCGGTTACACCCCGGGAGCGATCCTCTGA
- the mug gene encoding G/U mismatch-specific DNA glycosylase has translation MPDVVADGLRVLFCGINPGLMSAATGHHFARPGNRFWPVLHLSGFTPRRLKPSEQRELLSYGLGITNVVARPTARADELSAREYQEGGRLLALKVARLRPRWLAVVGVTAYRAAFDDRKAQVGPQERTIGDTRVWVLPNPSGLNAHWTAQTMAEEFARLRVAAET, from the coding sequence GTGCCGGACGTGGTCGCGGACGGCCTGCGGGTGCTCTTCTGCGGTATCAACCCCGGCCTGATGTCGGCCGCGACCGGCCACCACTTCGCCCGCCCCGGCAACCGGTTCTGGCCGGTGCTGCACCTGTCGGGGTTCACGCCGAGGCGGCTGAAGCCGTCCGAGCAGCGGGAGCTGCTGTCGTACGGGCTCGGCATCACCAACGTGGTCGCGCGGCCGACCGCGCGGGCGGACGAGCTCTCCGCGCGGGAGTACCAGGAGGGCGGGCGGCTGCTCGCCCTGAAAGTGGCGCGGTTGCGGCCCCGCTGGCTGGCCGTGGTGGGGGTCACCGCCTACCGGGCGGCGTTCGACGACCGCAAGGCCCAGGTGGGTCCGCAGGAGCGGACGATCGGCGACACCCGCGTATGGGTGCTGCCCAACCCCAGCGGGCTGAACGCGCACTGGACGGCGCAGACGATGGCCGAGGAGTTCGCGCGGCTGCGCGTCGCCGCCGAGACGTGA
- a CDS encoding ROK family transcriptional regulator: protein MGRLTGGDPSLLRRINSAVVLHALRATDCATLTEITRVTGLSRPTVEGVVEGLIEAGLVVETAAEEGAARRQGRPARRFRFRAEAGHLLGLEIGAHRVAALLADLDGRVIGAQTKEVGESASAGERLERLRTAVAELLRRAGVARGSLRAVGVATPGIVEADGTVRLGTALPGWTGLRLGERLSRSFKCPVLVENDANAAAVAEHWKGAATESDDMVFVLAGLSPGAGALIGGRLHRGYGGAAGEIGALHLLGREATPEALLSTTDQPLHPLDEQAVAEVFARAREGDRRARAAVDRFIQRLVHDVAALALALDPELVVIGGWASGLDGVLEPLRGELARYCLRPPKVTLSLLGEAAVATGALRLALDHVEEQLFAVEGTVTARQR, encoded by the coding sequence GTGGGGCGGCTGACCGGCGGGGATCCCTCGCTGCTGCGGAGGATCAACTCCGCGGTGGTGCTGCACGCGCTGCGTGCCACGGACTGTGCGACGCTCACCGAGATCACGCGGGTGACGGGACTGTCCCGGCCGACCGTCGAGGGCGTCGTGGAGGGCCTGATCGAGGCGGGTCTCGTCGTCGAGACGGCCGCGGAGGAGGGAGCCGCGCGGCGGCAGGGGCGGCCCGCGCGGCGGTTCCGGTTCCGCGCGGAGGCGGGCCATCTGCTGGGTCTGGAGATCGGGGCGCACCGGGTCGCGGCGCTGCTGGCCGACCTGGACGGCCGGGTGATCGGCGCGCAGACCAAGGAGGTCGGCGAGTCCGCCTCGGCCGGTGAGCGGCTGGAACGGCTGCGCACCGCGGTGGCCGAGCTGTTGCGCCGGGCCGGTGTCGCGCGGGGCTCCCTGCGGGCGGTGGGCGTGGCCACGCCGGGCATCGTGGAGGCGGACGGCACGGTCCGGCTGGGTACCGCGCTGCCCGGGTGGACGGGGCTGCGCCTCGGCGAGCGGCTGAGCCGCTCCTTCAAGTGCCCGGTGCTGGTGGAGAACGACGCGAACGCGGCGGCGGTCGCCGAGCACTGGAAGGGCGCCGCGACCGAGTCCGACGACATGGTGTTCGTCCTGGCCGGGCTGAGCCCGGGGGCCGGCGCGCTGATCGGCGGCCGGCTGCACCGGGGCTACGGCGGGGCGGCCGGGGAGATCGGGGCACTGCATCTGCTGGGCCGGGAGGCGACGCCGGAGGCGCTGCTGTCGACCACCGACCAGCCGCTGCACCCGCTCGACGAGCAGGCGGTGGCCGAGGTGTTCGCGCGGGCGCGGGAAGGGGACCGGCGGGCCCGCGCGGCCGTCGACCGGTTCATCCAGCGGCTGGTGCACGACGTGGCGGCGCTGGCGCTGGCGCTCGACCCCGAGCTGGTGGTGATCGGCGGCTGGGCGTCGGGGCTGGACGGTGTGCTGGAGCCGCTGCGCGGTGAGCTGGCCCGGTACTGCCTGCGCCCGCCGAAGGTGACGCTGTCGCTGCTCGGCGAGGCCGCCGTGGCCACGGGCGCGCTGCGGCTGGCGCTGGACCACGTGGAGGAGCAGTTGTTCGCGGTGGAGGGCACGGTGACGGCCCGCCAGCGGTGA
- a CDS encoding GntR family transcriptional regulator: MGTTQVEAVPEPKYWHLRTVLSEALDSEFSVGEILPNERELAARFGVARATLRQALEQLELEGRLQRRRGVGTTVAPPRVGVSVGTEQHLWPGAPGDAWQPSDCTLAAPPAAVAEALGTGRDEAVHTVRRSRRTHGRPMAAELLYVPVSSVPDLSAIEAPSGPARARAVLRELQRRELQRQESAVELGSAHAEDAKVLDRLPGAPVLVVTTRYVAGDRTAALSVATYRADTCRLTFGDAGGVQIHHDPPSRAC; this comes from the coding sequence GTGGGGACCACGCAGGTGGAAGCGGTGCCGGAGCCGAAGTACTGGCATCTGAGGACCGTGCTCAGCGAGGCGCTGGACTCGGAGTTCTCCGTCGGCGAGATCCTGCCCAACGAGCGGGAACTCGCCGCGCGCTTCGGCGTCGCCCGCGCCACGCTCCGCCAGGCTCTGGAACAGCTCGAACTCGAAGGCCGGCTCCAGCGCCGCCGCGGCGTCGGCACGACGGTGGCGCCGCCCCGCGTGGGCGTGTCCGTCGGCACGGAACAGCACCTGTGGCCGGGAGCGCCCGGGGACGCCTGGCAGCCTTCCGACTGCACGCTGGCGGCCCCGCCCGCGGCCGTCGCCGAGGCCCTGGGCACCGGCCGCGACGAGGCCGTGCACACCGTGCGCCGCTCCCGCCGGACGCACGGCCGCCCCATGGCCGCGGAACTGCTCTACGTCCCCGTCTCCTCGGTGCCCGACCTGTCCGCCATAGAGGCCCCGTCCGGGCCCGCCCGCGCCCGTGCCGTCCTGCGCGAGTTGCAGCGCAGGGAGCTCCAGCGCCAGGAGAGCGCCGTGGAACTCGGCTCGGCCCACGCGGAGGACGCCAAGGTGCTGGACCGCCTCCCGGGGGCGCCCGTGCTGGTCGTCACCACCCGCTACGTCGCCGGGGACCGCACCGCCGCGCTCTCCGTGGCCACCTACCGCGCCGACACCTGCCGGCTGACCTTCGGCGACGCGGGCGGCGTGCAGATCCACCACGACCCGCCCAGCCGGGCCTGCTGA
- a CDS encoding RNA polymerase sigma-70 factor: MTTDTATDVFEEHRPVLLGVAYRMLGRLADAEDVVQDAWLRWSAADRAAVREPRGYLVRVTTRLAIDRLRQIKTRGETYVGPWLPEPYATDFADTVPDTAERAVLADSVSLAVLVVLESLSPLERAVFVLREAFGYPYAEIAAMLDRGEAAVRQLAGRARRHVDERRPRYDVDPAQRRDLTERFLTAAAGGDLQGLMSLLAPDVRLVGDSGGKAQAPLRVLESADKVGRFLVGAARKSGTGLSFRLLELNGGPAALVLSGDKPDSVFQLDVADGRIQAVYIIRNPDKLRALAA; encoded by the coding sequence GTGACCACCGACACCGCCACCGACGTCTTCGAAGAGCACCGCCCCGTCCTCCTGGGGGTCGCCTACCGCATGCTGGGGCGCCTGGCCGACGCGGAGGACGTGGTCCAGGACGCCTGGCTGCGCTGGTCCGCCGCCGACCGGGCGGCGGTGCGCGAGCCGCGCGGCTACCTCGTGCGCGTCACCACCCGCCTGGCCATCGACCGGCTGCGCCAGATCAAGACGCGGGGCGAGACCTACGTCGGCCCCTGGCTGCCCGAGCCCTACGCCACCGACTTCGCGGACACGGTCCCGGACACCGCCGAGCGGGCCGTGCTCGCCGACTCCGTCTCCCTCGCCGTCCTCGTCGTCCTGGAGTCGCTGTCGCCGCTGGAGCGGGCGGTGTTCGTGCTCAGGGAGGCGTTCGGCTACCCGTACGCCGAGATCGCCGCCATGCTCGACCGCGGTGAGGCGGCGGTGCGGCAGCTCGCCGGGCGGGCCCGCAGGCACGTCGACGAACGGCGGCCGCGCTACGACGTCGACCCCGCCCAGCGCCGCGATCTCACCGAGCGTTTCCTCACCGCCGCGGCCGGCGGGGACCTCCAGGGGCTGATGTCCCTGCTCGCGCCCGACGTGCGCCTCGTCGGCGACAGCGGCGGCAAGGCCCAGGCGCCGCTGAGGGTGCTGGAGAGCGCCGACAAGGTGGGCCGTTTCCTCGTCGGCGCGGCCCGCAAGAGCGGCACCGGACTCTCCTTCCGCCTCCTGGAGCTCAACGGCGGCCCCGCCGCGCTGGTGCTCTCCGGGGACAAGCCCGACTCCGTCTTCCAGCTCGATGTCGCCGACGGCCGCATCCAGGCCGTCTACATCATCCGCAACCCCGACAAGCTGCGCGCCCTGGCCGCCTGA
- a CDS encoding alpha/beta fold hydrolase, giving the protein MSATASFQVPTPHGPRRTTLAYARKGTGDPLLLLHGIGHHRQAWDPVADILAAERDVIAVDLPGCGQSPALPDGLPHDLPTTTAVLGAFCEALGIERPHAAGNSLGGLLALELGRGNRVRSVTALSPAGFWAPAERRYAFGLLTGMRHAAQRMPVPLVERLSRTAAGRAVLTSTIYARPGRRSPEAVVAETLALARAEGFFETLRSGRQVRFTDDVPGIPVTVAWGSKDRLLLPRQGVRAKHAIPRARLVRLPHCGHVPMSDDPALVARVVLDGSRH; this is encoded by the coding sequence ATGTCCGCCACCGCCTCGTTCCAGGTCCCCACCCCCCACGGCCCGCGGCGCACGACCCTCGCCTACGCGCGCAAGGGCACCGGCGACCCGCTGCTCCTGCTGCACGGCATCGGCCACCACCGGCAGGCATGGGACCCGGTGGCGGACATCCTCGCCGCCGAACGCGACGTCATCGCCGTCGACCTGCCCGGGTGCGGTCAGTCGCCGGCGTTGCCGGACGGCCTGCCCCACGACCTGCCGACGACGACCGCCGTGCTCGGCGCGTTCTGCGAGGCCCTGGGGATCGAGCGGCCGCACGCCGCGGGCAACTCCCTCGGCGGCCTGCTCGCCCTGGAACTCGGCCGCGGCAACCGCGTACGGTCCGTCACCGCCCTGTCCCCCGCGGGATTCTGGGCACCCGCCGAGCGGCGCTACGCCTTCGGGCTCCTGACGGGCATGCGGCACGCCGCCCAGCGCATGCCGGTGCCGCTGGTCGAGCGGCTGTCGCGCACCGCGGCCGGCCGCGCGGTGCTGACCAGCACCATCTACGCCCGGCCCGGACGCCGTTCCCCCGAGGCGGTGGTCGCCGAGACGCTCGCGCTGGCCCGCGCGGAGGGGTTCTTCGAGACGCTGCGCTCCGGCCGGCAGGTCCGCTTCACCGACGACGTGCCGGGCATACCGGTCACCGTGGCCTGGGGCAGCAAGGACCGGCTGCTCCTGCCGCGGCAGGGCGTACGCGCCAAGCACGCCATCCCGCGGGCGCGGCTGGTGCGGCTGCCGCACTGCGGCCACGTCCCGATGAGCGACGACCCGGCGCTCGTCGCCAGGGTCGTCCTGGACGGCAGCAGGCACTGA
- a CDS encoding alkaline phosphatase D family protein yields MSHRPFPGRRGVLRGSLAASAALTLPTALGAAPAFARSGRPSAGWGVQTGDVTTDSGLVWVRSDRPARMVVETSATESFRAPRRWHGPLLGPDTDFTGTTRLHGLPPGEQIHYRVLLADPDDPRRTGEPVTGTFRTVPVRRRDGVRFVWSGDQAGQGWGINPDLGGYRIYEAMARLDPDFFLFSGDTVYADGPIPQTAALPDGTTWRNITTEEKSKVAETLAEFRGNFRYNLLDENLRRFNAQVPVIVQWDDHEVRNNWYPGQVIADTDGRYTEKRVDVLAARARRAFAEYFPVSTLRPGAREGRVYRVLRQGPLLDVFVLDMRTYRNANSPGDEKVDPQGILGREQLEWLKRELARSRAVWKVIAADMPIGLVVPDTTEGKANVEAVAQGDPGVPLGRELQIAELLRFVKHRRITGTVWLTADVHHTSAQHYQPSRAAFTDFEPFWEFVSGPLNAGAFPASALDGTFGPERVFVKAPAASNVSPAGGYQFFGEVDIDGDSGEMTVRLREQDGTVLFTRVLQPGRVGQ; encoded by the coding sequence ATGTCCCACCGTCCCTTCCCTGGCCGCCGCGGCGTCCTGCGCGGTTCCCTGGCCGCCTCCGCGGCCCTGACCCTGCCCACGGCGCTCGGCGCGGCACCGGCGTTCGCCCGGTCCGGGCGGCCGAGCGCGGGCTGGGGTGTGCAGACGGGGGACGTCACCACCGACTCGGGGCTGGTGTGGGTGCGCTCCGACCGGCCCGCCCGCATGGTCGTGGAGACGTCGGCGACCGAGTCCTTCCGCGCCCCGCGCAGATGGCACGGCCCGCTGCTGGGCCCGGACACGGACTTCACCGGCACCACCCGGCTGCACGGCCTGCCGCCCGGCGAGCAGATCCACTACCGGGTGCTGCTCGCCGACCCGGACGACCCGCGCCGTACCGGTGAGCCGGTCACCGGCACGTTCCGGACCGTGCCGGTGCGCCGGCGCGACGGGGTGCGCTTCGTGTGGTCCGGCGACCAGGCGGGCCAGGGCTGGGGCATCAACCCGGACCTCGGCGGCTACCGCATCTACGAGGCGATGGCCCGCCTGGACCCCGACTTCTTCCTCTTCAGCGGCGACACCGTCTACGCCGACGGCCCCATCCCGCAGACGGCGGCCCTGCCCGACGGCACCACCTGGCGCAACATCACCACCGAGGAGAAGTCCAAGGTCGCCGAGACGCTGGCCGAGTTCCGCGGCAACTTCCGCTACAACCTGCTCGACGAGAACCTGCGGCGCTTCAACGCCCAGGTCCCCGTGATCGTGCAGTGGGACGACCACGAGGTGCGCAACAACTGGTACCCGGGCCAGGTGATCGCCGACACGGACGGCCGCTACACCGAGAAGCGGGTGGACGTGCTGGCGGCCCGGGCGCGCCGCGCGTTCGCCGAGTACTTCCCGGTCTCCACGCTGCGGCCGGGAGCGCGGGAGGGGCGCGTGTACCGGGTGCTCCGGCAGGGCCCGCTGCTGGACGTGTTCGTGCTGGACATGCGGACCTACCGCAACGCCAACTCGCCCGGCGACGAGAAGGTCGACCCGCAGGGCATCCTGGGGCGCGAGCAACTGGAGTGGCTCAAGCGGGAACTGGCGCGGTCCCGGGCCGTGTGGAAGGTGATCGCCGCGGACATGCCGATCGGCCTGGTGGTGCCCGACACCACGGAGGGGAAGGCGAACGTCGAGGCGGTGGCGCAGGGCGACCCGGGCGTACCGCTCGGGCGTGAGCTCCAGATCGCCGAGCTGCTGCGGTTCGTCAAGCACCGGCGGATCACCGGCACGGTGTGGCTGACGGCCGACGTGCACCACACCTCGGCCCAGCACTACCAGCCCTCGCGGGCGGCGTTCACGGACTTCGAGCCGTTCTGGGAGTTCGTCTCCGGCCCGCTGAACGCGGGCGCGTTCCCCGCCAGCGCGCTGGACGGCACCTTCGGTCCCGAACGGGTCTTCGTGAAGGCGCCGGCCGCCTCCAACGTCTCGCCCGCCGGGGGTTACCAGTTCTTCGGCGAGGTCGACATCGACGGCGACAGCGGGGAGATGACGGTGCGGCTGCGCGAACAGGACGGCACCGTGCTGTTCACGCGGGTGCTCCAGCCGGGCCGGGTCGGGCAGTGA